From a single Papaver somniferum cultivar HN1 unplaced genomic scaffold, ASM357369v1 unplaced-scaffold_19, whole genome shotgun sequence genomic region:
- the LOC113338642 gene encoding uncharacterized protein LOC113338642, with translation MAFPIQFPPARTIITVMALLNHLSTLENFIAAVNKCLKLRALHKNEKLLFTATNLLKLIGVRVFITVIISHLWAEFVLKKVEEKLGWTTFTSLFYSVIVIDVGLDRYALDTGFPEAAVMLSVRFIITFHKWELKNGETASELLCGKISFWCTLALKWIEPSHYVSLEVYKTHKKLTEIETELKQTRADLAELRLQLHLPSRCSSDSDAPDRARSYPCHVMRQIVSTQQSLSIRVIESYVKKY, from the exons ATGGCATTTCCGATTCAATTCCCTCCGGCTCGAACAATAATCACAGTTATGGCGTTGCTTAATCATCTTTCTACGCTCGAAAACTTCATCGCTGCTGTTAACAAATGTCTGAAACTG AGAGCATTACATAAGAACGAGAAATTGCTTTTCACCGCAACAAATTTACTGAAGTTGATTGGAGTGCGAGTTTTCATCACTGTAATCATCTCTCATCTGTGGGCGGAGTTTGTACTGAAGAAGGTGGAGGAGAAGCTCGGTTGGACAACTTTTACCTCGCTCTTTTATTCTGTTATTGTGATTGATGTCGGCCTAGATCGCTATGCTTTAGACACCGGCTTCCCTGAAGCAGCGGTGATGCTTTCCGTTAGATTTATCATCACCTTTCACAAATGGGAACTGAAGAATGGAGAGACTGCTTCAGAGCTGCTATGTGGGAAGATCTCTTTCTGGTGTACATTG GCGTTAAAATGGATCGAACCATCTCATTACGTGTCTTTGGAAGTCTACAAAACGCATAAAAAGTTGACGGAGATTGAAACGGAACTCAAACAGACCAGAGCAGACCTTGCTGAGCTCCGTTTACAGCTGCACCTTCCAAGCCGATGCTCATCAGATTCCGATGCACCCGATCGAGCCAGGTCATATCCATGCCACGTAATGAGGCAGATCGTATCAACTCAACAGAGTCTTTCTATCCGAGTCATCGAGTCTTAtgtgaaaaaatattaa